A window of Mucilaginibacter robiniae genomic DNA:
TTTCTTCTTTACTTACCTGCGAAAGGATACGGTTATTATAAAACGCTTGCAGCACATTACTGATATCCTTACTCATGATACGGTTAAGCAGTGACATGTACACCAGCAAGGCTGTAATAATAACAATTACCCACTGGTCGCGTGTACGCCTGCCGCTACCTTCGCGCAATATGCCTTTTTTGGTACCGCCCGGCCGTGTTAAAAAGCCATTATTACCTTTATACAGGTAAGCTTTGAACATGCTATCCAGAAACAAATTACGACGTAAGGTATCAGGCGTTTTAACGTACACCATAGATAAAGAATCGGACACGAACTGCTGGCGGGCTTGTTCAGCATGGGCTACTGAATCGAGCAACAGGGCTGCAGCCGATGGGCGTACATAAACACGCCGCCGAGGCAGACTGTCGGGCTGGGCTGCCGCTGTTGAATCAGTCTGCTGTGCATAGCTGATTACGGACTGCAACAATACCACCAAAAATATGATTAACCCTTTAATGCGCATGTACTTGTGCAAAAGTACAGAAAAAAGAGTCAAGAGTGTAAGTTCAAGAATAAACAGCCACGTTCCAGTTAGTTTAAATAATAAGTTTTAGATCCGCTTTTTCAGGCATAAAGCTGGTTTTTAAACCGCTTGGCTAAAAAGCCAGTAGCTAAGTCGGGGTCAATATCGGCTATTACTACTCCGGCTTGTCCGTAAGGCTGATGAGCTACACAGGTACCATCCGGAGCAATCAATGCACTGGCCGAATCGGGGTAGCGGGAGGCGTAATTGGAGCTTGCAAAATAGATGGTATTTTCCATAGCCCGCAACATCTGTGCTTTTTCATAGTAAGGGTTGCTTTTACTTCCCCACTCGGTTGGCTGAACACCACTCACATCACTACCACCAAAATGCGGATGAAAAACAATTTTAGCACCTTGTTGTGCCGCCCATCGTACCGATTCCGGGTACCTGAATCCTTCATGACATATCGTAATGCCGAACTTTATACCGTTCACTTCAAACAACCTGCGTGTTGTACCCGGCACCCAAATGTCATCTTCACTTGGGTCTAACTGGTTTTTGGTTTGATAGCCCAACACCTCTCCTTGGGCAGATACCACATGAGCTATATTTAATAATCCTGCAGGGCTGTGCCAATCCATGGGGACAATGATAGCTATAGCATTTTTAGCAGCTATAGCACATACTTGATCTAGAGCAGTTTGTAAACTCTCCGGTGAGCGGTCCTGAGCCGGGTATTCCATTCCGGGATAACCCGGCAAGTATGATTCGGGAAAACATATAATTTCAGCCTTTGCCTCAGCCGCTTCTTCAACCAGCTTTTCAAGCCAGTACAAACCCTCATTAATGGATTTCGGAATTGGAGGAGATGCTAATGCTATTTTCATACCCTTAGGTTATTGTTAAAAATGAATATACAGGCTTTTTCTGATAAGTTGATTTAGTTAAGCCAAGAAAAATCATCAAACAACTTAATGATGTTATCCTGACGTTTCACGCTATACTCTTGCTGCCATAACCCTTACCTTTGCAGCTTTATGGCTGGTATTTATATTCATATTCCGTTTTGCAAGCAAGCCTGCCATTATTGTGATTTTCATTTCAGCACATCGCAAAAATACCGCACCGAGATTGTTCAGGCACTGGCTCAGGAAATAGCTT
This region includes:
- a CDS encoding DUF4271 domain-containing protein — encoded protein: MRIKGLIIFLVVLLQSVISYAQQTDSTAAAQPDSLPRRRVYVRPSAAALLLDSVAHAEQARQQFVSDSLSMVYVKTPDTLRRNLFLDSMFKAYLYKGNNGFLTRPGGTKKGILREGSGRRTRDQWVIVIITALLVYMSLLNRIMSKDISNVLQAFYNNRILSQVSKEENLLNSWTFVGLFLLFGLTFGLFLYQLTAYFEIYYRISGIQLFLSFALLIIVLFALKLFVLRFIGFVFNVNRLVGEYISILYLTYFNITFVFLPVSLCISLLAASYIPYVLVVALLLVVVIFIWQYLRSSVNIISSFRFHKFYLFTYLCALEICPILILVKALKS
- a CDS encoding carbon-nitrogen hydrolase family protein; amino-acid sequence: MKIALASPPIPKSINEGLYWLEKLVEEAAEAKAEIICFPESYLPGYPGMEYPAQDRSPESLQTALDQVCAIAAKNAIAIIVPMDWHSPAGLLNIAHVVSAQGEVLGYQTKNQLDPSEDDIWVPGTTRRLFEVNGIKFGITICHEGFRYPESVRWAAQQGAKIVFHPHFGGSDVSGVQPTEWGSKSNPYYEKAQMLRAMENTIYFASSNYASRYPDSASALIAPDGTCVAHQPYGQAGVVIADIDPDLATGFLAKRFKNQLYA